A single window of Brevundimonas naejangsanensis DNA harbors:
- the cpaB gene encoding Flp pilus assembly protein CpaB yields MKPAKIAVICIAALAAVGLALVVRAMGSSGAEPATASAAVEARSMAKVLVAARDLEPGRRLADADLSWKDWPTEELNPLFITDGSTPPPAKSEGAAAENAAVDAKGEPSREQARAQAVERALKAAAELNGPGAKSDYIGAVVREPILAGEPIVARKIVRAGDSGYMAAYLEPGTRAMAIRVNVETAAGGFILPGDRVDVLMTREIKNNDSGAGPRFTTATIMRNMKVLAIDQTTRAAEDEKAVVGATATLAVSERDAELLALARSEGDLSLVLRSYADTAGPSGHVPGAVRRGGERTGAVVKIYRGGDAQEVPTP; encoded by the coding sequence ATGAAGCCCGCCAAGATCGCCGTCATCTGCATCGCCGCCCTGGCCGCTGTCGGCCTGGCGCTGGTGGTGCGCGCTATGGGTTCGTCCGGCGCAGAGCCGGCGACGGCCTCGGCCGCCGTCGAGGCGCGGTCGATGGCCAAGGTTCTGGTCGCCGCGCGCGATCTGGAGCCGGGCCGACGCCTGGCCGACGCGGACCTGAGCTGGAAGGACTGGCCGACCGAGGAGCTGAATCCGCTCTTCATCACCGATGGCTCGACCCCGCCGCCCGCCAAGTCCGAAGGCGCCGCCGCCGAGAACGCCGCCGTCGACGCCAAGGGCGAACCGAGCCGTGAGCAGGCGCGCGCCCAGGCGGTCGAGCGCGCCCTGAAGGCCGCTGCTGAATTGAACGGTCCGGGGGCCAAGTCCGACTATATCGGCGCCGTGGTGCGCGAACCCATTCTGGCGGGCGAGCCGATCGTGGCGCGCAAGATCGTCCGCGCCGGGGACAGCGGCTATATGGCCGCCTATCTGGAGCCGGGCACGCGCGCCATGGCCATCCGCGTCAATGTCGAGACCGCCGCCGGGGGCTTCATCCTGCCTGGCGACCGGGTGGACGTGCTGATGACGCGCGAGATCAAGAACAACGACAGCGGCGCTGGACCGCGCTTCACGACGGCGACGATCATGCGCAACATGAAGGTCCTGGCCATCGACCAGACCACCCGCGCCGCCGAGGACGAAAAGGCGGTCGTCGGCGCCACCGCCACCCTGGCCGTCAGCGAACGCGACGCCGAGCTTCTGGCCCTGGCGCGGTCCGAGGGGGATCTGTCGCTGGTGCTGCGCTCCTATGCCGATACGGCGGGACCGTCCGGCCACGTTCCGGGCGCGGTGCGGCGCGGCGGCGAGCGGACGGGCGCGGTGGTGAAGATCTATCGCGGCGGCGACGCGCAGGAAGTGCCGACGCCATGA
- a CDS encoding Flp family type IVb pilin, protein MRNFINRFAKDESGATAIEYGLIAALISVVIIGALMTIGPKVKGMFDKVDAELPAAPAPK, encoded by the coding sequence ATGCGTAACTTCATCAATCGCTTCGCCAAAGACGAATCCGGCGCCACGGCCATCGAATACGGCCTGATCGCCGCCCTGATCTCGGTGGTCATCATCGGCGCGCTCATGACCATTGGCCCGAAGGTCAAGGGCATGTTCGACAAGGTCGACGCCGAGCTGCCTGCGGCGCCGGCTCCGAAATAG
- a CDS encoding A24 family peptidase, with the protein MDQLSFILLAVLPVLAVVAALYDLTTMKIPNWISIALVVGYFPAALALGLPLSVVGVSAGMALAALFIGAGMFALNWIGGGDAKLLAAATLWMGLSGTLYFLLFTGLAGGAFCMLLLTARSRLPILAQAGPGWMMRLMQPKGDIPYGVAIAIGALLAYPESPLMAAFIAG; encoded by the coding sequence ATGGACCAGCTCTCCTTCATCCTGCTTGCCGTCCTTCCCGTGCTCGCCGTCGTCGCGGCCCTGTATGACCTGACGACGATGAAGATCCCGAACTGGATCTCCATCGCCCTCGTCGTCGGCTATTTTCCGGCGGCACTGGCGCTGGGACTGCCGCTGAGCGTGGTGGGCGTATCGGCCGGAATGGCGTTGGCGGCGCTGTTCATCGGCGCGGGGATGTTCGCCCTGAACTGGATCGGCGGGGGAGACGCCAAACTGCTGGCGGCGGCGACCCTGTGGATGGGGTTGTCGGGCACGCTGTATTTTCTGCTCTTCACCGGGCTAGCCGGCGGAGCTTTCTGCATGCTGCTGCTGACTGCGCGCAGTCGCCTGCCCATCCTGGCCCAGGCGGGACCGGGCTGGATGATGCGGTTGATGCAGCCCAAGGGCGACATTCCCTATGGCGTCGCCATCGCCATCGGGGCCCTGCTCGCGTATCCCGAAAGTCCGCTGATGGCCGCCTTCATCGCGGGCTGA